A region from the Corylus avellana chromosome ca7, CavTom2PMs-1.0 genome encodes:
- the LOC132188515 gene encoding uncharacterized protein LOC132188515 — MENPEANQLPEVDSLPDGFVESSTEPVAPLTPTVEKEKPLGDYKEDSFSELDHSDELAANEFQTSQGREEKTQKLRTFPVPLSETDSFDASEGSVEVPSKGCMQPALGSSDSANISKGSAGVSGSCKVKEQVQADCQSSERSTEGGLEASATHMKDISSPESVDTSKNRKLEITEAKRKNVKRSFKSEKEFLEFTLKYQQVIAERDAAISVRDKLESLCRELQRQNKMLMDECKRASMEGQGLRLDLSAKFQDAIKDVSNKLDEQKEECLSQLRENEMLRNKLKQLADQYTLSEQHFAQKLKQKSLELQLADLKIKQHEEKLVQEQSQMKLYAEQVSQLLSTEKNLRLQLTADGEKFQQFQDALLKSNEVFETFKQEIEKMAKSIKELKKENSFLKSKSEKSDVTLIELVDERERLKKQLEKTKNQKEKLESLCRSLQAERKQSSIEIKSSE, encoded by the exons ATGGAGAACCCAGAGGCAAACCAGCTTCCTGAAGTGGACTCGTTGCCAGACGGGTTTGTTGAGAGCTCCACGGAACCAGTGGCTCCTCTAACTCCAACAGTTGAAAAAGAGAAACCACTGGGTGATTACAAGGAGGATAGTTTCTCTGAACTTGATCATTCGGATGAGTTGGCTGCAAATGAGTTTCAAACAAGCCAGGGTAGGGAAGAGAAGACCCAGAAACTTAGGACTTTTCCTGTACCATTATCTGAAACAGATAGTTTTGATGCTTCGGAGGGCTCAGTTGAAGTGCCCAGTAAGGGCTGTATGCAGCCAGCACTGGGCTCTTCAGACTCAGCTAACATTTCCAAGGGTTCAGCTGGGGTATCCGGAAGCTGCAAGGTAAAAGAACAAGTTCAAGCAGATTGTCAAAGTTCAGAGAGAT CCACTGAAGGAGGCTTAGAAGCATCGGCAACCCATATGAAGGATATATCTTCACCCGAGAGTGTTGATAcatcaaaaaatagaaaacta GAAATCACTGAAGCCAAACGTAAGAATGTGAAGCGATCCTTCAAATCAGAAAAGGAGTTTTTGGAGTTCACCTTAAAGTATCAACAAGTTATTGCAGAAAGGGATGCAG CCATTTCTGTTCGAGATAAGCTTGAGTCACTGTGTAGGGAGTTACAACGTCAGAACAAAATGCTAATG GATGAATGCAAACGGGCATCCATGGAGGGGCAAGGCCTGAGATTAGATTTATCAGCCAAGTTCCAAGATGCGATCAAG GATGTGAGCAATAAGCTAGACGAGCAAAAGGAGGAGTGTCTTTCTCAGCTAAGGGAGAATGAGAT GTTAAGAAATAAGCTAAAGCAGCTCGCCGATCAGTATACTCTTTCTGAACAGCATTTTGCACAGAAG TTAAAGCAGAAGTCGCTGGAACTTCAGCTTGCCGATCTAAAAATTAAGCAACATGAGGAGAAATTGGTCCAGGAACAGTCCCAGATGAAATTATATGCAGAACAGGTCTCACAATTATTGTCAACAGAAAAGAATTTGCGCTTGCAGTTGACAGCTGATGGAGAAAAGTTCCAACAATTCCAG GATGCTTTGTTAAAGAGCAATGAGGTTTTTGAAACGTTTAAACAGGAGATTGAGAAG ATGGCAAAATCAATCAAGGAACTCAAGAAGGAAAATTCATTCTTGAAGAGCAAAAGCGAGAAATCTGACGTTACTCTTATAGAACTTGTTGATGAG CGCGAGCGCTTGAAAAAGCAGTTGGAGAAAACAAAGAATCAGAAAGAAAAGTTGGAATCGTTGTGCCGATCGCTTCAGGCAGAAAGGAAACAGAGTTCCATCGAGATCAAAAGTTCAGAATGA
- the LOC132186303 gene encoding E3 SUMO-protein ligase SIZ1-like isoform X2: protein MVFVMQYPLSCSRKNRNMVLADLATKGQSGLDISSHKPEEEFEKSINLDVKICCPCGSSLPTESMIQCVDPGCHVQQHIGCVIIPDKTGEGIPPVPPLFYCEICRIKRADPFWVTLRNLLSPVKLVASSISTDGTNPIQNVEKTFELTRDDRDLLQNTEYDVQAWCILLNDSVSFRMQWPQYVDLQVNGATLRAVNRPGSQLLGANGRDDGALIALYIREGINKISLSGCDARVFCFGVRLVKQRTVQQVLDLIPREADGEHFADALARVCRCIRGGVATENEDTDSDVEVIADSITVNLRCPMSGSRMKVAGRFKPCPHMGCFDLDIFVALNQRSRKWQCPICLKNYSLEDIIIDPYFNRIATMMRHCGEDITEINVKPDGSWRAKTRGEYSDLAEWHFPSGSIYIAKYEATSNLESLRQIKLENNIEEHGNLDIRIKKNHCGITVTERQHVALSSRNQMEEHYEKSGLNVITMSSSATGSGKDDENPSINQDCGGHIDISINDGNEIISIPHDSPPAFGILNGSSGLGEDADIIVLSDSEEENDHVCPLSALPSIPGSYVEDLAPNVGVSSCLGLFNGSGNGSEIELPWGAYSFGTQANPAFQLFGPVSDVSDAFIDLEHTSVSFPAQMNGKVQASTSTANSGGQVPSSSLCHTNNGIDDALVDNPLAFVGEVPSIQNFLPTQPADMLEQSIMEHQPPGSFEDWISLRVGSKDHGDFGAHVVAAAPNGLDLINPSGSNEAATNTDMNYEARSNRTNIRKFSGGPFSFPRQPRTVRQRTSLSIESEYQTE, encoded by the exons TGTGTGGATCCAGGATGTCATGTGCAGCAACATATTGGCTGTGTTATTATTCCAGATAAGACTGGGGAGGGCATTCCACCAGTTCCACCTTTATTCTATTGTGAAATATGCCGAATTAAACGGGCTGATCC TTTCTGGGTGACTCTCAGAAATTTACTATCTCCTGTGAAGTTGGTTGCTTCAAGTATTTCAACTGATGG TACGAATCCAATACAGAACGTGGAGAAAACATTTGAACTAACAAGAGATGATAGAGATTTGCTACAGAATACTGAATATGACGTTCAG GCTTGGTGCATACTTCTCAATGATAGTGTTTCATTTAGGATGCAGTGGCCACAGTATGTGGATTTACAGGTTAATG GTGCGACACTTAGGGCAGTAAATAGACCTGGATCACAGTTGTTAGGTGCCAATGGTCGTGATGATGGTGCATTA aTTGCATTATACATTAGGGAGGGAATTAATAAGATTTCCTTATCAGGGTGTGATGCTCGTGTTTTCTGCTTTGGTGTCAGGCTTGTAAAGCAGCGTACTGTTCAACAG GTTCTCGACTTGATTCCCAGAGAAGCAGATGGCGAGCATTTTGCGGATGCACTTGCACGTGTTTGTCGTTGCATTCGAGGTGGGGTTGCCACAGAAAATGAAGACACGGATAGTGATGTAGAAGTCATTGCTGATTCAATTACGGTTAATCTCCGCTGCCCT ATGAGTGGCTCTAGAATGAAGGTGGCTGGTAGATTCAAACCTTGTCCTCACATGGGCTGTTTTGATCTTGATATTTTTGTAGCGCTAAATCAACGCTCTAGGAAG TGGCAATGTCCCATTTGCCTCAAGAACTACTCCTTGGAGGACATCATCATTGACCCTTATTTCAATCGCATTGCAACTATG ATGAGGCACTGTGGAGAAGACATAACAGAGATTAATGTAAAGCCTGATGGTTCATGGAGAGCAAAAACCAGGGGTGAATATAGCGATCTTGCGGAGTGGCATTTCCCTAGTGGTTCTATCTACATTGCTAAATATGAAGCTACATCAAATTTGGAATCCTTAAGGCAGATAAAGCTGGAAAATAATATCGAGGAACATGGTAATCTAGACATACGTATAAAGAAGAATCACTGTGGGATTACAGTTACCGAACGTCAGCATGTTGCCCTCTCCTCCAGGAATCAAATGGAGGAACATTATGAGAAGAGTGGCCTAAATGTCATAACAATGTCCAGCAGTGCCACTGGAAGTGGCAAAGATGATGAAAACCCCAGTATTAATCAAGACTGTGGTGGGCATATTGATATCTCTATCAATGATGGAAATGAGATCATTTCGATTCCCCACGATTCTCCCCCAGCTTTTGGAATTCTAAATGGTAGTTCTGGACTAGGGGAGGATGCAGACATCATAGTTCTTAGTGATTCAGAAGAAGAGAATGACCATGTGTGTCCTCTGTCTGCCCTTCCCAGCATTCCAGGCTCATATGTGGAAGATCTAGCTCCTAATGTGGGTGTGAGTTCTTGTTTGGGTCTCTTTAATGGCAGTGGCAATGGCAGTGAGATTGAATTGCCCTGGGGGGCATATTCATTTGGTACTCAAGCAAATCCTGCTTTCCAACTATTTGGCCCAGTTTCAGATGTCTCAGATGCATTTATTGATTTGGAGCATACTTCAGTTTCTTTTCCAGCACAGATGAATGGTAAAGTACAAGCTTCAACGTCAACTGCAAATTCTGGTGGACAGGTTCCAAGTTCTTCTCTTTGCCATACCAATAATGGAATAGATGATGCCTTGGTTGATAATCCCTTGGCATTTGTTGGCGAGGTGCCCTCAATCCAAAATTTCCTTCCAACTCAACCAGCTGATATGTTGGAGCAGTCTATTATGGAACACCAGCCTCCTGGCAGTTTTGAGGATTGGATATCTCTTAGGGTTGGAAGCAAAGATCACGGTGATTTTGGGGCTCATGTGGTGGCTGCAGCTCCAAATGGGCTAGATTTGATAAACCCTAGTGGATCAAACGAAG CTGCTACGAATACAGATATGAATTATGAAGCTAGGTCTAACAGGACGAATATTAGGAAATTTTCAGGAGgccctttctcttttcctcGCCAGCCACGGACTGTGAGACAAAGGACGTCTCTCTCAATTGAATCAGAGTATCAGACTGAGTAG